GCTCATCCGCGGGATCGTGCGCGCGCTATAGCGCCCGGTCCAGCCCTTTCACCGTCCCGTTCGCCGCCTCGTACGCCGCCAGCCCGTCCAGCGACGGCATGTAACCGTGCCCCTCGGCGTCAGGTCTCTTGCGCGGGAGCGGTGCACAGCTATATTGACGCATGTCAATGCAGATGGGTCGCCTGAAGTTGGCGGTGCTGGAGGAGCGGAAGCTGGGCGAGCGATGCTGCGATCCCGGCGCTCGGCCGACGGTCGGAGTCAAGGCGGCCGGCCGCCTAGCGGAGGATCTAGCCGTCCTCGGCCATCCGGTGCGTCTCCAGCTCCTGAACCTTCTCGCGCACAGCGCCGGCAAGGTCTGCGTCTGCGACCTGGAGGCCGCGGTGCCGGTGAAGCAGCCGACGGTGTCGCACCACCTGAGGCTGCTGCGGGAGGCGGGGTTGGTGGAGAGCGAGCGGCGCGGTCTCTGGGCCTATTACTACGTCAGGCGCGAGGCCCTGGACCGGCTGCGCCAGCGGATAGGCGATGGGCTATCTGAGCTGAGTTGAGTTTTTTTGATCGAGTATATCGAACAACATCAATTCATTGGAGGGTCAGATGGGCATCAAGGAAGCGGTCAAGGAGAAGTACGGCGCGGCGGCGCGACGCGTTGCCGAGGGCGAGAGCGCGTGCTGTGGTTCAACGTGCTGCGGCGGGACCGATGAGCGGTGGAACCCGATCACGTCGGACCTCTACGACGAGGGCGAGAGGGCCGGCCTGCCTGCCGAGGCGGTACTGGCTTCTCTGGGCTGCGGGAACCCCACGGCGTTAGCCGAACTGCGGGCGGGTGAGACGGTGCTGGACC
The DNA window shown above is from Gemmatimonadales bacterium and carries:
- a CDS encoding metalloregulator ArsR/SmtB family transcription factor, producing the protein MSMQMGRLKLAVLEERKLGERCCDPGARPTVGVKAAGRLAEDLAVLGHPVRLQLLNLLAHSAGKVCVCDLEAAVPVKQPTVSHHLRLLREAGLVESERRGLWAYYYVRREALDRLRQRIGDGLSELS